Proteins co-encoded in one Leucobacter exalbidus genomic window:
- the ilvC gene encoding ketol-acid reductoisomerase, whose translation MAEMYYDADADLSIVQGKKVAIVGYGSQGHAHAMNLRDSGVEVVIALKEGSKSIQKAEEAGFTVKSVADAAEWADLIMILAPDQHQRAIFTESIKDKLTAGKTLAFAHGFNIRFGYIEVPEGVDVILVAPKAPGHTVRREFEAGRGIPDIIAVEVDATGTAWDIALSYAKAIGGTRAGVIKTTFTEETETDLFGEQAVLCGGMSHLVQAGFETLTEAGYQPEIAYFEVLHELKLIVDLMWEGGIAKQRWSISDTAEFGDYVSGPRIVDAGVKARMQEVLADIQSGAFAKRFIDDMDNGGVEFQAMRAKEEQHPIEKTGVELRSLFAWQQQDSDYVDGSAAR comes from the coding sequence GTGGCTGAGATGTACTACGACGCGGACGCCGACCTCTCGATCGTTCAGGGCAAGAAGGTAGCCATTGTTGGCTATGGCTCACAGGGCCACGCGCACGCAATGAACCTGCGCGACTCGGGCGTCGAGGTCGTTATCGCGCTCAAGGAGGGCTCGAAGTCGATCCAGAAGGCTGAAGAAGCCGGCTTCACGGTGAAGTCAGTTGCTGACGCAGCCGAGTGGGCTGACCTCATCATGATCCTCGCTCCCGATCAGCACCAGCGTGCGATCTTCACCGAGTCGATCAAGGACAAGCTGACGGCGGGCAAGACCCTCGCGTTTGCCCACGGCTTCAACATTCGCTTCGGTTACATCGAGGTGCCCGAGGGCGTCGACGTGATCCTCGTTGCTCCCAAGGCTCCCGGCCACACCGTGCGCCGCGAGTTCGAAGCTGGCCGTGGCATCCCCGACATCATTGCTGTCGAGGTTGACGCAACCGGCACCGCATGGGACATCGCGCTTTCGTACGCGAAGGCCATCGGCGGCACCCGTGCAGGCGTCATCAAGACGACCTTCACCGAAGAGACCGAGACCGACCTGTTCGGCGAGCAGGCTGTGCTCTGCGGTGGCATGAGCCACCTCGTACAGGCTGGTTTCGAGACGCTGACCGAGGCTGGCTACCAGCCCGAGATCGCGTACTTCGAGGTACTGCACGAGCTGAAGCTCATCGTTGACCTCATGTGGGAGGGCGGCATCGCCAAGCAGCGTTGGAGCATCTCTGACACCGCTGAGTTCGGCGACTACGTTTCGGGCCCCCGCATCGTTGATGCAGGCGTCAAGGCACGCATGCAGGAAGTGCTCGCTGACATCCAGTCGGGCGCCTTCGCTAAGCGCTTCATCGACGACATGGACAACGGTGGCGTTGAGTTCCAGGCCATGCGCGCCAAGGAAGAGCAGCACCCCATCGAGAAGACCGGCGTTGAACTGCGCAGCCTCTTCGCATGGCAGCAGCAGGATTCAGACTACGTTGACGGCTCGGCCGCACGCTAG
- a CDS encoding acetolactate synthase large subunit — MTPDSSAIPPTPDLKGEQLTGAQAVVRSLEALGVTDVFGLPGGAVLPLYDALMDASNLNHVLVRHEQGGGHAAEGFASASGKVGVCIATSGPGATNLVTAIADAYMDSVPLLAITGQVFSHLMGTDAFQEADIMGITMPITKHSFLVKKAEEIPGAIAAAYHLASSGRPGPVLVDITKDAQEGLLDFVWDPRVELPGYRPITKANSKQIQAAADLIAQAERPVFYVGGGVVRAGAAEELKQLAELVGAPVVTTLMARGVFPDSHPQHLGMPGMHGTVPAVLALQESDLLITLGARFDDRVTGKSALFAPDAKIIHADIDPAEIGKIRAADVPIVGDAAEVISDLIAAVTTAKVSREFADMSAWWERLNGLLKTYPLGYQATTDGQLSPQQVIQRIGELTGPEGIYAAGVGQHQMWAAQFIKYERPHAWLNSGGAGTMGYSVPAAMGAKVAEPDRVVWAIDGDGCFQMTNQELATCVVNNIPIKVAVINNSSLGMVRQWQTLIYDGRYSNTELNTGHGSPRIPDFVKLGEAYGCLAIRVEREDEIDDAIKLALATNDRPVVIDFVVSSDAMVWPMVRQGTSNSAIQYALEHSPEWEGE, encoded by the coding sequence ATGACTCCGGATTCGAGTGCAATCCCACCCACACCCGATCTCAAGGGCGAACAGCTCACTGGTGCCCAGGCCGTCGTACGCAGCCTCGAAGCACTCGGTGTGACCGACGTCTTCGGGCTTCCCGGCGGCGCAGTGCTGCCGCTCTACGACGCGCTGATGGATGCGTCAAACCTGAACCACGTGCTCGTGCGTCACGAGCAGGGCGGCGGCCACGCCGCTGAGGGTTTTGCGAGCGCAAGTGGCAAGGTCGGCGTGTGCATCGCCACCTCTGGCCCCGGCGCCACGAACCTCGTCACCGCGATTGCCGACGCCTACATGGATTCGGTGCCGCTGCTCGCCATCACCGGCCAGGTGTTCTCACACCTGATGGGCACCGACGCCTTCCAAGAGGCCGACATCATGGGCATCACGATGCCGATCACGAAGCACTCGTTCCTCGTGAAGAAGGCCGAAGAGATTCCCGGCGCCATCGCTGCCGCGTATCACCTCGCGTCTTCAGGTCGCCCGGGCCCCGTGCTCGTCGACATCACGAAGGACGCGCAGGAGGGCCTGCTCGACTTCGTGTGGGATCCGCGCGTTGAACTGCCCGGCTACCGCCCGATCACGAAGGCGAACAGCAAGCAGATTCAGGCCGCAGCCGACCTCATCGCGCAGGCCGAGCGCCCCGTGTTCTACGTGGGCGGCGGCGTGGTGCGTGCTGGTGCGGCTGAAGAGCTGAAGCAGCTGGCCGAACTCGTGGGTGCCCCCGTGGTGACCACGCTGATGGCTCGTGGCGTGTTCCCCGATTCGCACCCGCAGCACCTGGGTATGCCCGGCATGCACGGCACGGTGCCCGCGGTGCTCGCACTGCAGGAGTCCGATCTGCTGATCACGCTCGGCGCGCGGTTCGACGACCGCGTGACGGGCAAGTCGGCGCTGTTCGCACCCGACGCGAAGATCATTCACGCCGACATTGACCCCGCCGAGATCGGCAAGATTCGCGCGGCAGATGTGCCGATCGTGGGCGACGCCGCCGAGGTCATTTCTGACCTCATCGCAGCGGTGACCACCGCGAAGGTATCGCGCGAGTTCGCCGACATGTCGGCCTGGTGGGAGCGCCTGAACGGGCTGCTCAAGACGTATCCGCTCGGGTACCAGGCAACCACCGACGGCCAGCTGTCACCGCAGCAGGTCATTCAGCGCATCGGTGAGCTCACCGGCCCCGAGGGCATTTATGCCGCGGGCGTGGGCCAGCACCAGATGTGGGCCGCGCAGTTCATCAAGTATGAGCGCCCGCACGCCTGGCTGAACTCGGGCGGCGCCGGCACCATGGGGTACTCAGTACCGGCAGCCATGGGCGCCAAGGTGGCTGAGCCCGATCGCGTCGTGTGGGCGATCGACGGCGACGGCTGCTTCCAGATGACGAACCAAGAGCTCGCTACCTGCGTGGTGAACAACATTCCCATCAAGGTGGCGGTCATCAACAACTCGTCGCTCGGCATGGTGCGCCAGTGGCAGACCCTCATCTATGACGGTCGCTACTCAAACACCGAGCTGAACACCGGGCACGGTTCACCCCGCATCCCCGACTTTGTGAAGTTGGGCGAAGCGTACGGTTGCCTCGCCATTCGGGTGGAGCGCGAAGACGAGATCGACGACGCCATCAAGCTGGCGCTCGCAACGAACGATCGCCCCGTGGTGATCGACTTCGTGGTGAGCTCAGACGCCATGGTGTGGCCGATGGTTCGCCAGGGCACCTCAAACAGTGCCATCCAGTATGCACTTGAACACAGCCCTGAGTGGGAGGGAGAGTAA
- the ilvD gene encoding dihydroxy-acid dehydratase — protein MAEIDMKPRSRDVTDGIEKAAARGMLRAVGMGDEDWVKPQIGIASSWNEITPCNLSLDRLARGAKEGVHAGGGYPMQFGTISVSDGISMGHEGMHFSLVSREVIADSVETVMMAERLDGSVLLAGCDKSLPGMLMAAARLDLASVFLYAGSIAPGWVKLSDGTEKQVTIIDAFEAVGACVAGTLSEEDLKRVECAIAPGEGACGGMYTANTMACVAEALGMSLPGSAAPPSADRRRDYFSHRAGEAVVNMLRLGITSRDILTKKAFENAITVAMVLGGSTNAVLHLLAIAREAEVELTLDDFTRIGAVTPHLADMKPFGQYVAEDFDRVGGMPVVMKALLDAGLMHGDALTVTGKTLAENLADLDPAPIDGKVIRQLDDPLHAAGGLSILKGTIAPEGAVVKTAGFDAERFEGPARVYERERAAMDALEEGAIQKGDIVVIRYEGPKGGPGMREMLAITAAIKGAGLGKDVLLLTDGRFSGGTTGLCIGHIAPEAADGGPIALVRDGDLIRVDIAQGTLDLLVDPAELEARKENWAPLPPRYTRGVLAKYAKLVHSASEGAITG, from the coding sequence ATGGCAGAGATTGACATGAAGCCGCGAAGTCGCGACGTCACAGATGGAATCGAAAAGGCTGCAGCGCGAGGCATGCTTCGCGCCGTAGGAATGGGCGACGAGGACTGGGTAAAGCCGCAGATTGGCATTGCTAGTTCTTGGAACGAGATTACGCCTTGTAATCTCAGCCTCGACCGCCTAGCACGGGGCGCCAAAGAAGGCGTACATGCTGGGGGCGGCTACCCGATGCAGTTCGGCACCATCTCGGTGTCTGACGGCATCTCGATGGGGCATGAGGGAATGCACTTCTCCCTCGTCTCACGCGAGGTGATTGCTGACTCGGTCGAAACCGTCATGATGGCTGAGCGCCTCGACGGCTCGGTGCTGCTCGCGGGCTGCGACAAGTCGCTCCCCGGCATGTTGATGGCTGCGGCACGCCTCGACCTGGCATCGGTGTTCTTGTACGCCGGATCAATTGCGCCGGGCTGGGTGAAGCTGTCTGACGGCACCGAGAAGCAGGTGACGATCATCGACGCCTTTGAAGCTGTGGGCGCATGTGTTGCCGGCACGCTCAGCGAAGAAGACCTGAAGCGCGTTGAGTGCGCAATCGCACCCGGCGAGGGCGCGTGCGGCGGTATGTACACCGCGAACACGATGGCTTGCGTTGCCGAGGCCCTCGGCATGAGCCTCCCCGGATCGGCTGCGCCCCCCAGCGCAGACCGTCGCCGCGACTACTTCTCGCACCGTGCGGGCGAAGCAGTCGTCAACATGCTGCGCCTGGGCATCACCAGCCGCGACATCCTCACGAAGAAGGCGTTCGAGAACGCCATCACCGTGGCCATGGTGCTCGGCGGTTCAACGAACGCTGTGCTGCACCTGCTCGCCATTGCCCGTGAGGCCGAGGTTGAGCTGACGCTCGACGATTTCACGCGCATCGGCGCCGTCACGCCGCACCTCGCCGACATGAAGCCCTTCGGCCAGTACGTTGCCGAAGACTTCGACCGCGTGGGCGGCATGCCCGTCGTGATGAAGGCGCTGCTCGACGCAGGCCTGATGCACGGCGATGCCCTCACCGTGACCGGCAAGACGCTCGCTGAGAACCTCGCCGATCTTGATCCGGCTCCCATCGACGGCAAGGTGATTCGCCAGCTCGATGACCCGCTGCACGCAGCCGGCGGCCTGTCGATCCTGAAGGGCACGATCGCGCCCGAGGGTGCCGTCGTGAAGACCGCGGGCTTCGACGCCGAGCGTTTCGAAGGCCCGGCACGCGTGTACGAACGCGAACGCGCCGCAATGGATGCACTCGAAGAGGGCGCCATTCAGAAGGGCGACATCGTAGTCATTCGTTACGAAGGCCCCAAGGGTGGCCCCGGTATGCGCGAGATGCTGGCCATCACCGCAGCCATCAAGGGCGCGGGGCTCGGTAAAGATGTACTACTATTAACGGACGGACGATTCTCAGGCGGCACAACCGGCCTGTGCATCGGCCATATTGCACCGGAAGCCGCCGATGGCGGCCCGATTGCACTGGTGCGTGACGGTGACCTGATTCGGGTCGATATCGCCCAAGGAACGCTCGACTTGCTGGTAGACCCCGCTGAGCTTGAGGCCCGCAAAGAAAACTGGGCCCCGCTTCCCCCACGGTACACGCGCGGCGTCCTTGCTAAGTACGCCAAGCTCGTGCACTCCGCGTCAGAGGGCGCCATCACGGGTTAG
- the ilvN gene encoding acetolactate synthase small subunit encodes MSRHVLSLLVEDKPGLLSRVAGLFSRRGFNIESLAVGPTEMKGLSRITVVVDQDETLLEQVTKQLNKLVNVIKVVELDTASSVQREHVLIKVRADNQSRSHVLEAVNLFRARVVDVVPDALTIEVTGDSGKIEAFLKVLEPYGIKEIAQSGLIAMGRGSKSITERVFKN; translated from the coding sequence ATGAGCCGTCACGTACTCAGCCTCCTCGTAGAGGATAAGCCCGGCCTGTTGTCGCGCGTTGCGGGTCTGTTCTCGCGCCGCGGGTTCAACATTGAATCCCTCGCGGTGGGCCCCACCGAGATGAAGGGTCTGTCGCGCATCACGGTTGTTGTCGACCAAGACGAGACCCTGCTCGAGCAGGTCACGAAGCAGCTGAACAAGCTGGTCAACGTGATCAAGGTCGTCGAACTTGACACCGCAAGCTCGGTGCAGCGCGAACACGTGCTCATCAAGGTGCGCGCCGATAACCAGTCACGCTCACACGTGCTCGAAGCGGTCAACCTGTTTCGTGCGCGCGTCGTCGACGTGGTTCCCGATGCCCTCACGATTGAGGTCACCGGCGACAGCGGCAAGATCGAGGCCTTCCTGAAGGTACTCGAGCCGTACGGCATTAAGGAGATCGCGCAGTCGGGTCTCATCGCTATGGGCCGCGGCTCAAAGTCGATCACCGAGCGCGTTTTCAAGAACTAG